The following coding sequences are from one Rattus norvegicus strain BN/NHsdMcwi chromosome 11, GRCr8, whole genome shotgun sequence window:
- the Krtap11-1 gene encoding keratin associated protein 11-1 codes for MPFNCSTRNCSSRAVGGRYAAPVGPVTTASARDADCLSGLYLPSSFQTGSWLLDHCQESCCEPSVCQPTCYQRTSCVSTPVQVTCNRQTTCVSNPCSTPCSRPLTFVSTGCQSLGGISSSCQPVGGVSTTCQTVGGISTTCQPVGGISTVCQPVGGISTVCQPTCGVSRTYQQSCVSSCRRTC; via the coding sequence ATGCCTTTCAACTGCTCCACAAGAAATTGCTCTTCCAGGGCAGTTGGAGGACGTTACGCTGCTCCAGTGGGCCCAGTTACCACAGCTTCAGCCCGTGATGCAGACTGCCTGAGTGGCCTCTACTTGCCCAGTTCCTTCCAAACTGGGTCCTGGCTCCTGGACCACTGTCAGGAGTCGTGTTGTGAGCCTAGTGTCTGCCAGCCAACGTGCTACCAGAGAACTTCCTGTGTCTCCACTCCTGTCCAGGTAACTTGCAATCGACAGACTACCTGTGTCTCCAATCCCTGCTCTACTCCCTGTAGCCGGCCACTCACTTTTGTGTCCACTGGCTGTCAGTCCTTGGGAGGAATTTCCAGCTCCTGCCAACCAGTGGGAGGCGTTTCTACCACCTGCCAAACAGTGGGAGGCATTTCTACCACCTGCCAGCCAGTGGGAGGCATTTCTACTGTCTGCCAACCAGTGGGAGGCATTTCTACTGTCTGCCAACCAACCTGTGGAGTCTCCAGGACATACCAGCAATCCTGTGTGTCCAGCTGCCGAAGAACTTGCTAA